The proteins below come from a single Sphaerochaeta sp. genomic window:
- a CDS encoding aminotransferase class I/II-fold pyridoxal phosphate-dependent enzyme yields MYDFDQAVNRKGTLSVKWNEDAIASIAGNRNAEPFWVADMDFRVAPEIQQEMVKAAESGTYGYPHFDGNRETFCAWAQRRHGWTVPQEEVVICQGMLTSIAMMVETLTQPGDGVIVPMPAYQPFIRIVKNLERTLVGWPLTYDSPTHRFSLDWEALDLLCQNAKMIIFCNPQNPSGVDFPEADLQRLCEIAKKHHTMIICDEIHADLAFGHHVPLLEVADNYDVRAVTCMAPSKTFNIAGEHFSVVVTHDEMIRKTLRRRMSQLFSGETSFFSTTAAIAAYRSGYPWLMELIPYLEGNCDTIESYFRQHLPSLTFIRPQASFIGFIDCAPILPMVEQDAMANPDLYDPEKSPAGGLLSRFFGQRASVAVNDGTWFGGNSYRQFVRFNYGVRRENIIGALKRMERAVKALG; encoded by the coding sequence ACCGGAAAGGCACGCTTTCCGTCAAATGGAACGAGGACGCCATCGCGTCCATCGCGGGGAACCGAAACGCGGAACCCTTCTGGGTGGCAGACATGGATTTCCGTGTCGCGCCGGAGATCCAGCAGGAAATGGTCAAGGCGGCGGAAAGCGGCACCTACGGATACCCCCACTTCGATGGGAACCGTGAGACCTTCTGCGCCTGGGCCCAGCGGCGTCACGGCTGGACCGTTCCACAAGAAGAGGTGGTCATCTGCCAGGGAATGCTGACCAGCATCGCCATGATGGTGGAGACGCTGACCCAGCCGGGAGACGGAGTCATCGTGCCGATGCCCGCCTACCAGCCGTTCATCCGCATCGTGAAGAATCTGGAGCGCACCCTCGTCGGCTGGCCGTTGACCTATGATTCCCCCACCCACCGGTTCTCCTTGGATTGGGAGGCGTTGGACCTTCTTTGCCAGAATGCCAAGATGATCATCTTCTGCAACCCACAGAATCCCTCCGGCGTGGACTTTCCCGAAGCGGATCTCCAGAGGCTCTGCGAGATCGCCAAGAAGCACCACACGATGATCATCTGTGACGAGATCCACGCAGACCTGGCCTTTGGGCACCACGTTCCGCTTCTGGAAGTGGCGGACAACTATGATGTGCGCGCCGTCACCTGCATGGCGCCATCCAAGACGTTCAACATCGCCGGCGAGCATTTCTCCGTCGTCGTGACCCATGACGAGATGATCCGCAAGACACTCCGGAGAAGGATGTCCCAGCTGTTCAGCGGCGAGACTTCGTTCTTCTCCACCACAGCCGCCATCGCCGCCTATCGTTCCGGCTATCCCTGGCTGATGGAGTTGATCCCTTACCTGGAAGGCAACTGCGATACCATCGAATCGTACTTCCGCCAGCACCTTCCCTCTCTGACGTTCATCCGCCCCCAGGCATCGTTCATCGGATTCATTGACTGCGCGCCAATCCTTCCGATGGTCGAGCAGGACGCCATGGCAAACCCCGACCTGTACGATCCCGAGAAATCCCCGGCGGGAGGTCTTCTCAGCCGGTTCTTCGGACAACGAGCTTCGGTGGCCGTCAATGACGGAACCTGGTTTGGCGGAAACTCCTACCGGCAGTTCGTCCGGTTCAACTACGGAGTACGGAGAGAGAACATCATCGGAGCCTTGAAACGGATGGAACGGGCCGTGAAGGCCCTTGGCTGA